The following proteins are co-located in the Rhodanobacteraceae bacterium genome:
- the tsaE gene encoding tRNA (adenosine(37)-N6)-threonylcarbamoyltransferase complex ATPase subunit type 1 TsaE, whose translation MAAVLGPGLVRLEGELGAGKTCLVRGILRGLGHAGRVKSPTYTLVEPYTTGRFPVSHWDLYRLGSADELDALGLRDSARDAELLLVEWPERGGERLAGADLTVHLEYDGDSRRAAIFAGSPRGEGWLAALCATRAHMPE comes from the coding sequence ATGGCGGCGGTGCTGGGCCCGGGGCTGGTGCGCCTGGAGGGCGAACTCGGCGCCGGCAAGACCTGCCTGGTGCGCGGGATCCTGCGCGGGCTGGGCCATGCCGGACGGGTCAAGAGCCCGACCTACACCCTGGTGGAGCCCTACACCACTGGACGGTTCCCGGTCAGCCACTGGGACCTGTACCGGCTGGGTTCAGCCGACGAACTCGACGCGCTGGGACTGCGCGATTCCGCGCGAGACGCCGAATTGCTGCTGGTGGAATGGCCCGAGCGCGGCGGCGAGCGCCTGGCTGGCGCCGACCTGACAGTTCACCTGGAATATGACGGCGATTCGCGCAGGGCCGCAATATTCGCCGGAAGTCCTCGCGGGGAGGGCTGGCTGGCGGCTCTGTGCGCGACGCGGGCGCACATGCCCGAATAG
- the panB gene encoding 3-methyl-2-oxobutanoate hydroxymethyltransferase, translating to MYATAATTPSQKPVSVPGLRKMKQDGTPIVALTGYDASFAHVLDAAGIDVVLVGDSLGMVFQGHPNTLPVTVDDIVYHSRAVRRGLSRALLMADMPFLSYATPEQALVTAKRLLVEAEAGMVKLEGGQDCVLDVIRFLTEREIPVCAHLGLTPQSILRMGGFRVQGREEAAQKKILEQAHAVAAAGAEALVLECVPAKLAAEITRAIDIPTIGIGAGVDCDGQILVSYDLLGITPGKRVRFTKDFLIETGSVHRAIERYAEDVRARRFPGPEHSF from the coding sequence ATGTACGCCACCGCCGCCACCACGCCGTCGCAGAAGCCGGTCTCCGTGCCCGGACTGCGCAAGATGAAGCAGGACGGCACGCCGATCGTCGCGCTGACCGGCTACGACGCCAGTTTCGCGCATGTGCTGGACGCCGCCGGCATCGATGTCGTGCTCGTCGGCGACTCGCTCGGCATGGTCTTCCAGGGGCATCCGAACACCCTGCCGGTAACCGTGGACGACATCGTTTACCACAGCCGCGCGGTGCGCCGCGGTCTGTCGCGCGCGCTGCTGATGGCGGACATGCCCTTCCTGAGCTACGCGACGCCCGAGCAGGCGCTGGTGACGGCCAAGCGCCTGCTGGTGGAAGCCGAGGCCGGCATGGTCAAGCTCGAGGGCGGCCAGGACTGCGTGCTCGATGTGATCCGTTTCCTGACCGAGCGCGAGATCCCGGTGTGCGCGCACCTCGGCCTGACCCCGCAGTCGATCCTGCGCATGGGCGGCTTCCGCGTGCAGGGGCGCGAGGAGGCGGCGCAAAAGAAGATCCTGGAACAGGCGCACGCGGTCGCCGCCGCCGGCGCCGAGGCGCTGGTGCTTGAATGTGTGCCGGCGAAGCTGGCGGCAGAGATCACCCGCGCAATCGACATTCCGACCATCGGCATCGGTGCCGGAGTCGACTGCGACGGCCAGATCCTGGTCAGCTACGATCTGCTCGGCATCACCCCCGGCAAGCGCGTGCGCTTCACCAAGGACTTCCTGATCGAGACCGGCAGCGTACACCGCGCCATCGAGCGCTATGCCGAGGACGTGCGCGCGCGCCGGTTTCCGGGGCCTGAGCACAGTTTCTGA
- a CDS encoding transcription/translation regulatory transformer protein RfaH, with protein MKWYVVNTRPREEARAVEHLTREGYQCLYPRIRRTLRTTKGLVDRVESLFPNYLFLHANPMTDNLARVRSTRGVRNLVRFGLEPAEVPPEVIEELQLCGDKQGGVIRLSGPARQAVAAKFADSALVDFGGVFLTTDGSERVILLMRVLGDYNKVNLPEDQLEGSQVAA; from the coding sequence GTGAAGTGGTACGTCGTCAATACCCGTCCCCGTGAAGAAGCGCGCGCAGTGGAGCACCTCACCCGTGAGGGCTACCAGTGCCTGTATCCCCGTATCCGTCGCACCTTGCGCACCACCAAGGGTCTGGTGGACCGCGTCGAGTCGCTATTCCCCAACTATCTGTTCCTGCACGCCAACCCGATGACGGACAACCTGGCACGGGTGCGTTCCACCCGCGGCGTCCGCAATCTGGTGCGTTTTGGTCTTGAGCCGGCCGAAGTGCCGCCCGAGGTCATCGAGGAACTGCAACTCTGCGGCGACAAGCAGGGTGGCGTGATCCGCCTGTCCGGCCCCGCGCGCCAGGCAGTTGCAGCCAAGTTCGCCGACAGCGCGCTGGTCGATTTCGGTGGCGTGTTCCTGACCACCGATGGCTCCGAGCGCGTCATCCTGCTGATGCGCGTGCTGGGCGACTACAACAAGGTCAACCTGCCGGAAGACCAGCTCGAAGGCTCGCAGGTCGCCGCCTGA
- a CDS encoding NAD(P)H-hydrate dehydratase — MSLEPHATPDVAYSVAQSRELDRLAGSSFELPGDLLMDRAGRAAAALVRTAFPLAQRIAVVCGTGNNGGDGYVLARLLLEMRREVYLYAPDQALPTSGEAARACAAWQAAGGQMSIFGGALPEVDLVVDALFGIGLKRAPEGARAALIAAMNAQSAPVLALDVPSGLDGDTGATPGEAVRAHTTLSFIGLKQGLLTGRAPALAGRILVDSLDLPAVLFACVPPVVRLLKPQTLAASLPPRARDAHKGHFGHVLVVGGDEGYGGAVRLAAEAAARVGAGLVSVATRPQHVAGILAARPELMVRGVSGPGELEALLEKASVIVVGPGLGQSMWSQTLLAAVTERGLPTVMDADALNLLAQAACVLPEQVVITPHPGEAARLLDCTTAEIQADRFGSVQRLAEFFQATAVLKGAGTLVCDSPQQVSVCPIANPGLATGGTGDVLAGCIGGLLAQGLSAPDAARCAVLLHALAGQAAAADGERGLLAADLLPHLRRLANPAPP, encoded by the coding sequence ATGTCGCTCGAGCCGCATGCAACGCCCGATGTCGCCTACAGCGTTGCGCAGTCGCGTGAACTGGACCGCCTGGCCGGCAGCTCATTCGAACTGCCCGGCGACCTGCTGATGGACCGGGCCGGTCGCGCCGCGGCGGCGCTGGTGCGCACCGCCTTTCCGCTCGCGCAGCGCATCGCGGTGGTTTGCGGCACCGGCAACAACGGTGGCGACGGATACGTGCTCGCGCGGCTGTTGCTGGAGATGCGTCGCGAGGTCTACCTCTACGCGCCCGACCAGGCGCTACCCACCAGCGGCGAGGCTGCGCGCGCCTGCGCTGCGTGGCAGGCCGCTGGCGGGCAGATGTCGATCTTCGGCGGCGCGCTGCCGGAGGTGGACCTGGTGGTGGATGCGCTGTTCGGCATCGGCCTCAAGCGCGCGCCCGAGGGCGCGCGCGCGGCGCTGATCGCGGCAATGAACGCGCAGTCCGCGCCGGTGCTCGCCCTGGACGTGCCCTCCGGCCTGGATGGCGATACCGGCGCCACGCCGGGCGAGGCGGTGCGCGCGCACACCACGCTCAGTTTCATCGGGCTCAAGCAGGGATTGCTGACCGGGCGCGCGCCGGCGCTCGCCGGCCGGATCCTGGTCGACAGCCTCGATCTGCCGGCGGTGCTGTTCGCCTGCGTGCCGCCGGTGGTCCGCCTGCTGAAACCGCAAACGCTGGCCGCCAGCCTGCCGCCGCGCGCGCGCGATGCGCACAAGGGGCACTTTGGCCATGTGCTGGTGGTCGGAGGCGACGAAGGCTACGGCGGCGCTGTGCGCCTGGCTGCCGAGGCCGCCGCGAGGGTTGGCGCCGGCCTGGTCAGCGTCGCCACCCGGCCGCAGCACGTCGCCGGCATCCTGGCGGCACGCCCGGAACTGATGGTGCGCGGCGTGTCCGGCCCCGGCGAGCTCGAAGCACTGCTGGAAAAGGCCAGCGTCATCGTGGTCGGCCCTGGGTTGGGCCAGAGCATGTGGTCGCAGACCCTGCTCGCGGCGGTGACCGAGCGCGGCCTGCCGACGGTGATGGATGCGGACGCATTGAACCTGCTGGCGCAGGCGGCGTGCGTGTTGCCGGAACAGGTCGTGATCACGCCGCACCCGGGCGAAGCTGCGCGGCTGCTCGATTGCACCACTGCCGAGATCCAGGCGGACCGCTTCGGGTCGGTGCAACGCCTCGCCGAGTTCTTCCAGGCCACCGCAGTGCTCAAGGGCGCGGGCACCCTGGTTTGCGACAGCCCGCAGCAGGTCAGCGTGTGTCCGATCGCCAATCCCGGTCTCGCCACCGGCGGCACCGGCGATGTGCTGGCCGGCTGCATCGGCGGCCTGCTCGCCCAGGGCCTGTCGGCCCCGGATGCCGCACGCTGTGCGGTGCTGCTGCACGCGCTGGCGGGCCAGGCCGCGGCGGCCGACGGCGAGCGCGGGTTGCTTGCCGCCGATTTGCTGCCGCACCTGCGGCGGCTGGCCAATCCGGCGCCGCCGTGA
- a CDS encoding N-acetylmuramoyl-L-alanine amidase, whose translation MLRAFVFTLIGLASAASATEVKSVRVRAADDHTRATIDLSDSPDYRVFTLANPDRLVVDIRQGRLRGNIDGDGDGVVRKVRSGQPESDRLRIVFDLAGPVRPKSFMLDSTGRARHRLVVDMLPAGAAAAAVATVAAPAPPQPAAPVGEREVIVAIDAGHGGQDPGAIGAKGTHEKAITLKVAQLLAERINAEPGMRAVLIRDDDTFVQLHERFQKARTEKADLFVSIHADAALNRSAKGSSVYMLSTRGASNEAARYLAERENRADLVGGVSLNDKDKMLAAVLLDLSQGATLEASAVAAEHVLASLTRMGKAHKRQVERANFVVLRSPDVPSLLVETGFISNPEEEKKLNDPRHRARLAEAVMLGIRDYFHSAPPPGTWIAANVKTRAHVVARGETLSEIASRHGVSVAKIRKENSLRSDMVRAGAVLKIPTAS comes from the coding sequence ATGCTGCGCGCCTTCGTTTTCACGTTGATCGGACTCGCATCGGCGGCCTCGGCCACCGAGGTCAAGTCCGTGCGCGTGCGTGCGGCGGACGATCACACGCGGGCCACGATCGATCTTTCGGATTCGCCCGATTACCGCGTATTCACGCTGGCGAATCCCGATCGCCTGGTAGTCGACATCCGTCAGGGACGGCTGCGCGGCAACATCGATGGCGACGGTGATGGCGTCGTGCGCAAGGTGCGCTCCGGACAGCCGGAAAGCGATCGATTGCGCATCGTGTTCGACCTCGCCGGCCCCGTTCGTCCGAAGAGCTTCATGCTCGATTCGACTGGGCGCGCACGCCATCGGTTGGTGGTCGACATGCTTCCGGCGGGTGCTGCTGCGGCGGCCGTCGCAACGGTTGCTGCGCCTGCGCCTCCGCAGCCGGCGGCGCCGGTCGGCGAGCGCGAGGTGATTGTGGCCATCGACGCCGGCCACGGCGGCCAGGATCCAGGCGCGATCGGCGCCAAGGGCACGCACGAGAAGGCGATCACCCTGAAGGTGGCGCAACTGTTGGCCGAGCGCATCAATGCCGAGCCCGGCATGCGCGCCGTGCTGATCCGCGATGACGACACCTTCGTGCAATTGCACGAGCGCTTCCAGAAGGCGCGCACGGAAAAAGCCGATCTATTCGTGTCGATCCACGCCGATGCCGCGCTGAACCGCAGCGCCAAGGGCTCGTCGGTCTACATGCTGAGCACGCGCGGGGCCTCGAACGAGGCGGCGCGCTACCTCGCCGAGCGCGAGAACCGTGCCGACCTGGTCGGCGGCGTGTCCCTGAACGACAAGGACAAGATGCTGGCCGCGGTGCTGCTGGACCTGTCGCAGGGCGCCACGCTCGAAGCCAGCGCGGTCGCGGCCGAGCATGTGCTGGCCTCGCTGACGCGCATGGGCAAGGCGCACAAGCGCCAGGTCGAACGCGCCAACTTCGTCGTGCTGCGCTCGCCGGACGTGCCCTCGCTGCTGGTCGAGACCGGGTTCATCAGCAATCCGGAGGAAGAGAAGAAGCTCAACGATCCGCGTCATCGCGCGCGCCTGGCCGAGGCCGTGATGCTCGGGATCCGCGACTATTTCCACTCGGCGCCGCCGCCGGGGACGTGGATCGCTGCCAACGTGAAAACCCGGGCGCATGTGGTGGCGCGCGGCGAGACGCTGAGCGAAATCGCCTCGCGACACGGGGTATCGGTGGCGAAGATCCGCAAGGAGAATTCGCTGCGTTCCGACATGGTTCGCGCCGGTGCCGTGTTGAAGATTCCGACTGCCTCCTGA
- a CDS encoding ferredoxin family protein, translating to MPFVVVENCIKCKYTDCVEVCPVDCFHEGPNFLAIDPDECIDCTLCEPECPANAIFPEDDVPKGQEHFIALNRELAAGWPTITVRKEAPADAKDWDGKPGKLPLLER from the coding sequence ATGCCCTTTGTTGTCGTCGAAAACTGCATCAAGTGCAAGTACACGGATTGCGTGGAAGTATGTCCAGTGGACTGCTTCCACGAAGGCCCGAACTTCCTCGCGATCGATCCGGACGAGTGCATCGACTGCACCCTGTGCGAGCCCGAGTGCCCGGCCAACGCGATCTTCCCTGAAGACGACGTGCCCAAGGGCCAGGAGCACTTCATTGCGCTGAACCGGGAACTGGCGGCCGGCTGGCCGACCATTACCGTGCGCAAGGAAGCGCCTGCCGACGCCAAGGACTGGGACGGCAAGCCCGGCAAGCTCCCACTGCTGGAGCGCTGA
- a CDS encoding pantoate--beta-alanine ligase, translating to MHRYTEPAPMRALLREWRIARQRIAFVPTMGNLHEGHISLVQRARGLADKVVASVFVNPTQFGPSEDYAAYPRTLERDAAFLAEAGCDVLFTPTIAAMYPYGETEAWVDVPSLSGILCGAFRPGHFRGVATVVARLFNHVAPDVAVFGEKDFQQLLLIRRMTRDLGFPIEIVGAPTARDADGLALSSRNQYLTADERRTAGTVYRVLRSVADAVSAGAEAAEPVARGLEELKDAGFRPDYLEVRSAQSLQLPAVDERELVVLAAAWLGRARLIDNLRFTKS from the coding sequence ATGCACCGCTACACCGAACCCGCCCCGATGCGCGCACTGCTGCGCGAATGGCGCATCGCACGCCAGCGGATTGCTTTCGTGCCGACCATGGGCAATTTGCACGAGGGCCATATCTCGCTGGTGCAGCGGGCGCGCGGGCTGGCGGACAAGGTGGTGGCGAGTGTGTTCGTCAACCCGACGCAGTTCGGTCCCTCCGAGGACTACGCGGCCTATCCGCGTACGCTGGAACGGGATGCCGCTTTCCTGGCCGAAGCGGGTTGCGATGTGCTGTTCACGCCGACCATCGCGGCCATGTATCCCTATGGCGAGACCGAGGCCTGGGTGGATGTGCCGAGCCTGTCAGGCATCCTTTGCGGCGCCTTCCGCCCGGGGCATTTCCGCGGCGTGGCGACGGTCGTCGCGCGGCTGTTCAACCACGTGGCGCCGGATGTGGCGGTGTTCGGCGAGAAGGATTTCCAGCAACTGCTGCTGATCCGGCGGATGACGCGCGATCTCGGCTTCCCGATCGAGATCGTCGGCGCGCCCACCGCGCGCGATGCCGACGGCCTGGCCTTGTCCTCGCGCAACCAGTACCTGACCGCCGACGAACGCCGGACCGCCGGCACCGTCTATCGCGTGCTGCGCAGCGTGGCCGACGCGGTGTCGGCCGGCGCCGAGGCTGCGGAGCCGGTCGCCCGCGGACTGGAGGAGCTGAAGGATGCGGGCTTCCGCCCCGACTACCTGGAAGTGCGCAGCGCGCAATCCCTGCAGCTGCCGGCGGTGGACGAGCGCGAACTGGTGGTGCTGGCGGCTGCCTGGCTCGGGCGGGCGCGGCTGATCGACAACCTGCGTTTCACCAAATCCTGA
- the folK gene encoding 2-amino-4-hydroxy-6-hydroxymethyldihydropteridine diphosphokinase, with amino-acid sequence MNRRERAFVGLGSNLGEPAQQLASAVRALAALPRSTLVAVSPGYESLPWGDPDQANFLNAVAAIDTALTPQQLLAELLRIELAHGRDRSSGRRNGPRTLDLDLLVHGARVVDEPGLQLPHPRLPERAFVLLPLHDLAPGLEIPGIGALKSLLKPEFASLCWRADGADTPPR; translated from the coding sequence ATGAACCGGCGCGAGCGCGCCTTCGTCGGGCTCGGCAGCAATCTCGGCGAGCCCGCGCAGCAACTCGCCAGCGCGGTGCGTGCGTTGGCGGCGCTGCCACGCTCGACCCTGGTCGCGGTTTCGCCGGGCTACGAATCCTTGCCCTGGGGCGATCCGGACCAGGCCAATTTCCTCAACGCGGTGGCGGCGATCGACACTGCGCTCACGCCGCAGCAGTTGCTCGCCGAGTTGCTGCGGATCGAACTCGCGCATGGCCGCGACCGCAGTAGCGGCCGCCGCAACGGCCCGCGCACGCTGGACCTGGACTTGTTGGTGCACGGCGCGCGGGTCGTCGACGAGCCCGGCCTGCAGCTGCCGCACCCACGCTTGCCTGAGCGCGCATTCGTGCTGCTGCCGCTGCATGACCTGGCGCCGGGGCTGGAGATTCCTGGCATCGGCGCGCTGAAATCCTTGCTCAAGCCGGAATTCGCTAGTCTGTGCTGGCGCGCCGACGGCGCCGACACGCCTCCCCGCTGA
- the pcnB gene encoding polynucleotide adenylyltransferase PcnB: MDSNSSDHPAHNEHLPIVLHRAAHTISRKRISSAAVRVLYGLREAGFQAHLVGGAVRDLLLGADPKDYDVATDAHPEDIRKVFRTCRLIGRRFVIAHVRFGQEIIEVTTFRGGGGIGPDDEHPDREVEAEGLILRDNVFGSIEEDACRRDFTVNALYYSIDDFSVRDYVGGLADLAERQLRLIGDPEQRYREDPVRMLRAARLAAKLGFKIERATEEPIGRLACLLDGIPPARLFDDLQKLFLYGHAEKSYDQLLRLRLFEHLFPSVSVDADTGRPYADALIRAALRSTDARVAEGKSVTPAFLFAAFLWEPFQMACAHIDVQVEGAMADAAEEIFRESVERVALPKRFSVVTREIWELQPRFATNSPSRARRLLRHPRFRAAFDFLVLRAEVDPDLVDQARRWEAAQTCAEGEFDGLFRGLAAVPAGPRLPAESDAKAPAKRRRRRRRKPATAPAE, encoded by the coding sequence ATGGACAGCAACTCCAGCGATCACCCGGCGCACAACGAGCACCTGCCGATCGTGCTGCATCGCGCGGCGCACACGATCTCGCGCAAGCGCATCAGCTCCGCCGCGGTGCGCGTGCTCTACGGCCTGCGCGAGGCCGGATTCCAGGCGCACCTGGTCGGCGGCGCGGTGCGCGATCTGCTGCTCGGCGCCGATCCCAAGGACTACGACGTTGCCACGGATGCGCACCCGGAAGACATCCGCAAGGTGTTCCGCACCTGCCGCCTGATCGGCCGCCGTTTCGTCATCGCGCACGTGCGCTTCGGCCAGGAGATCATCGAGGTCACCACTTTCCGCGGGGGCGGCGGCATTGGCCCTGACGACGAGCACCCGGACCGCGAGGTGGAGGCCGAGGGCCTGATCCTGCGCGACAACGTCTTCGGCAGCATCGAGGAGGACGCCTGTCGCCGCGATTTCACCGTCAATGCCTTGTACTACAGCATCGACGACTTCTCGGTGCGCGACTACGTCGGCGGCCTCGCCGATCTTGCCGAGCGCCAACTGCGCCTGATCGGCGACCCGGAGCAGCGTTACCGCGAGGACCCGGTGCGCATGCTGCGCGCGGCGCGGCTGGCGGCCAAGCTCGGCTTCAAGATCGAGCGTGCCACCGAGGAACCCATCGGCCGCCTGGCCTGTCTGCTCGACGGCATCCCGCCAGCGCGCCTGTTCGACGATCTGCAGAAACTGTTTCTCTACGGCCACGCCGAGAAGAGCTACGACCAGTTGCTCCGGCTGCGTTTGTTCGAGCACCTGTTCCCGAGTGTCAGTGTCGATGCCGACACCGGCCGCCCCTATGCCGATGCGCTGATCCGCGCCGCCTTGCGCAGCACCGATGCGCGCGTAGCCGAAGGCAAGTCGGTGACGCCGGCCTTCCTGTTCGCGGCCTTCCTGTGGGAGCCGTTCCAGATGGCCTGCGCGCACATCGATGTGCAGGTGGAAGGCGCGATGGCCGATGCCGCCGAAGAGATCTTCCGCGAATCGGTCGAGCGCGTCGCGCTGCCCAAGCGCTTCTCCGTGGTCACCCGCGAGATCTGGGAACTGCAGCCGCGCTTCGCGACCAATTCGCCCAGCCGCGCGCGCCGCCTGCTGCGCCACCCGCGCTTCCGCGCCGCCTTCGATTTCCTCGTGCTGCGCGCCGAGGTGGACCCGGACCTGGTGGACCAGGCGCGTCGCTGGGAGGCGGCGCAGACCTGCGCCGAGGGCGAGTTCGACGGCCTGTTCCGCGGCCTCGCTGCGGTGCCCGCCGGACCACGCCTGCCAGCCGAATCCGACGCCAAGGCGCCGGCCAAGCGCCGTCGCCGCCGTCGCCGCAAGCCGGCCACTGCGCCCGCCGAATGA
- the pgi gene encoding glucose-6-phosphate isomerase yields MSAFPELRQQLVACLRAHAKGEGTDLRALFATDPARAARFAIELPGLWLDLSKQALSERLLADMTAIAERMDLRGALSELFEGHIVNATEGRAALHTLLRVPADGPVADALRDRHDDIQGSLHSMAALAGHLAGEGIEVLVNLGIGGSDLGPRLIYDALASEALPGRRLRFVANVDGNALDAVLRHLDPRKSAFVLASKSFGTQETRMNAESAIRWMRARGLSEQEVSQRLIAVTAKPAAARAFGVPDEHILAFDEAVGGRYSVWSAIGFPLVYAFGIERFRELLAGAHAIDRHVHEAPWAGNAGFLLALVELLHRCGYGHPSHAVVVYDERLARLPEYLQQLEMESNGKSVDVSGEALPFPSAPVVWGGVGTSVQHAFFQALHQGTDVVPVSFVAAASVGHEWPAHHDALIANMAAQGAALLRGRSFDEALAQERDPADPAAIARARQRVFPGNRPSTTILLDRVEPRTLGALVALMEHKVYLAGRMLGINSFDQWGVELGKEICGELLPWVSGGPAPGGFDSSTAALVERYRRQP; encoded by the coding sequence ATGTCCGCCTTCCCCGAGCTGCGCCAGCAACTGGTGGCCTGCCTGCGCGCACACGCGAAAGGCGAGGGTACCGATCTTCGGGCCCTGTTCGCGACCGATCCGGCGCGCGCGGCGCGCTTTGCCATCGAACTGCCGGGCTTGTGGCTGGACCTGTCGAAGCAGGCGCTCAGCGAGCGTCTGCTGGCGGACATGACGGCGATCGCCGAACGCATGGACCTGCGCGGCGCGTTGTCTGAACTCTTCGAAGGCCACATCGTCAATGCGACCGAGGGCCGCGCTGCGCTGCATACGCTGCTGCGCGTGCCGGCCGATGGTCCCGTCGCCGACGCCCTGCGCGACCGCCACGACGACATCCAGGGCAGCCTGCACAGCATGGCGGCCCTGGCCGGGCATCTGGCGGGCGAGGGCATCGAGGTGCTGGTGAACCTCGGGATAGGGGGGTCCGACCTCGGCCCGCGGCTGATCTACGACGCGCTGGCCAGCGAAGCCTTGCCCGGACGCCGGCTGCGCTTCGTCGCCAATGTCGACGGCAATGCACTGGATGCCGTGCTGCGCCACCTCGACCCGCGCAAGAGCGCTTTCGTGCTCGCGTCCAAGAGCTTTGGCACCCAGGAAACCCGGATGAACGCGGAGAGCGCGATCCGCTGGATGCGCGCGCGCGGGTTGAGCGAACAGGAGGTGTCGCAGCGGCTGATCGCGGTCACCGCGAAACCCGCGGCGGCGCGCGCTTTCGGAGTGCCGGACGAACACATCCTCGCCTTCGACGAGGCGGTCGGCGGGCGCTATTCGGTGTGGAGCGCGATCGGCTTCCCGCTGGTCTACGCCTTCGGCATCGAGCGTTTTCGTGAGTTGCTGGCCGGCGCGCATGCCATCGACCGCCATGTGCACGAGGCGCCGTGGGCCGGCAATGCCGGCTTCCTGCTCGCGCTGGTGGAGCTGCTGCACCGCTGCGGTTATGGCCACCCCAGCCACGCCGTGGTGGTCTACGACGAGCGCCTCGCGCGGCTGCCGGAATACCTGCAGCAGCTGGAGATGGAATCGAACGGCAAGAGTGTCGACGTCAGCGGCGAGGCACTGCCGTTCCCGAGCGCGCCGGTGGTCTGGGGTGGTGTCGGCACCAGTGTGCAGCATGCCTTTTTCCAGGCCCTGCACCAGGGTACCGACGTGGTCCCGGTCAGCTTCGTCGCCGCGGCGAGCGTGGGCCACGAGTGGCCGGCGCATCACGACGCACTGATCGCGAACATGGCGGCCCAGGGCGCGGCGCTGCTGCGCGGGCGCAGCTTCGACGAGGCGCTGGCGCAAGAGCGCGATCCCGCCGATCCGGCCGCCATCGCGCGCGCCCGCCAGCGGGTGTTCCCCGGCAACCGGCCGAGCACCACGATCCTGCTTGATCGCGTGGAACCGCGCACCCTCGGCGCGCTGGTGGCACTGATGGAACACAAGGTGTACCTCGCCGGCCGCATGCTCGGCATCAACTCCTTCGACCAATGGGGCGTGGAACTCGGCAAGGAGATTTGCGGCGAGCTGCTGCCATGGGTCTCAGGCGGCCCGGCGCCCGGCGGCTTCGACAGCTCCACCGCGGCGCTGGTGGAGCGCTACCGCCGCCAGCCGTAG
- the queG gene encoding tRNA epoxyqueuosine(34) reductase QueG: MMLDTTSALALKREIRSWGQALGFQSVGIANLDLSLAAERLRAWLAAGRQGEMDYMARHGSKRWAADELVPGTLSAISARMDYWPPDTRDPLDVLAQPELGYVSRYALGRDYHKLLRARLQQLADRIAVHIGPFGHRVFVDSAPVLEKPLAASAGLGWIGKHTNLIARDAGSWFFLGEIYTDLPLPPDEPVSDHCGSCHRCLDACPTGALPAPYQIDARRCISYLTIELHGEIPHELRPLIGNRIYGCDDCQLVCPWNRYARLAGEPDFRARHGLDGSSLSELFGWDEATFLARTEGSAMRRIGHTRWLRNIAIALGNAPPAAQIVAALMARIEYPDEVVREAVQWALARQADPAPRPPVPSALVFRERARVPGTAQSDSP, encoded by the coding sequence ATGATGTTGGACACGACCAGCGCGCTGGCGCTGAAGCGCGAGATCCGCAGTTGGGGGCAGGCCCTCGGCTTCCAGTCGGTAGGCATCGCCAACCTCGACCTCTCGCTGGCCGCGGAACGCCTGCGCGCCTGGCTCGCGGCGGGTCGTCAGGGCGAAATGGACTACATGGCGCGCCATGGCAGCAAGCGCTGGGCGGCCGACGAACTGGTGCCCGGGACCCTGAGCGCCATCAGTGCGCGGATGGATTACTGGCCGCCGGATACGCGCGATCCGCTGGATGTGCTGGCGCAACCGGAGCTGGGCTATGTTTCGCGCTATGCGCTGGGCCGCGACTACCACAAGCTGCTGCGCGCACGCCTGCAGCAGCTGGCCGACCGGATCGCCGTGCACATCGGTCCCTTCGGCCATCGCGTGTTCGTCGACAGCGCGCCGGTGCTGGAGAAACCGCTGGCGGCCAGCGCGGGCCTGGGCTGGATCGGCAAGCACACCAACCTGATCGCGCGCGATGCCGGCAGCTGGTTCTTCCTCGGCGAGATCTACACCGACTTGCCGCTGCCGCCCGATGAACCGGTGAGCGACCATTGCGGCTCCTGCCACCGCTGCCTCGACGCCTGCCCCACCGGCGCGCTGCCGGCGCCTTACCAGATCGACGCGCGCCGCTGCATCTCCTACCTCACGATCGAACTGCACGGCGAGATCCCGCATGAACTCCGGCCGCTGATCGGCAACCGCATCTACGGCTGCGACGACTGCCAGTTGGTGTGCCCATGGAACCGCTATGCGCGCCTCGCCGGCGAACCCGATTTCCGCGCACGCCATGGCCTGGATGGGTCCAGCCTGAGCGAGTTGTTCGGCTGGGACGAAGCGACCTTCCTGGCGCGCACCGAGGGCTCCGCGATGCGCCGCATCGGCCACACCCGCTGGCTGCGCAACATCGCCATCGCGCTCGGCAATGCGCCGCCCGCTGCGCAGATCGTCGCCGCGCTGATGGCGCGCATCGAATATCCGGATGAGGTGGTGCGCGAAGCCGTGCAGTGGGCGCTCGCGCGCCAGGCCGATCCGGCGCCGCGCCCGCCGGTGCCGTCGGCGCTCGTGTTCCGGGAGCGCGCGCGCGTGCCGGGGACGGCCCAATCCGACTCCCCGTAG